In the Corynebacterium suedekumii genome, one interval contains:
- the rplC gene encoding 50S ribosomal protein L3: MSENEIKGILGTKLGMTQVFDEDNRVIPVTVVEAGPCVVTQIRTKDTDGYTAIQIAFGDIDPRKANKPAAGHFKKAGVTPRRHVAEIRMDDVSGYEVGQDFTVDIFEGITYVDVTGTSKGKGFAGGMKRHGFAGQGAAHGNQAAHRRVGGIGAAATPGRIFKGKRMAGRMGNDRVTTQNLKVQKIDADANLLLIKGAIPGARGGIVTVKTAVKGGAHA, translated from the coding sequence ATGAGTGAAAACGAGATCAAGGGAATCCTGGGCACCAAGCTCGGTATGACCCAGGTCTTCGACGAGGACAACCGTGTTATCCCGGTGACCGTCGTCGAGGCCGGGCCGTGCGTGGTCACCCAGATTCGCACCAAGGACACCGATGGCTACACCGCCATCCAGATCGCCTTCGGCGACATCGACCCGCGTAAGGCCAACAAGCCTGCCGCAGGTCACTTCAAGAAGGCCGGCGTTACCCCCCGCCGCCACGTGGCTGAGATTCGCATGGACGATGTCTCCGGCTACGAGGTCGGTCAGGACTTCACCGTGGACATCTTCGAGGGCATCACCTACGTCGACGTCACCGGTACCTCCAAGGGCAAGGGCTTCGCCGGCGGCATGAAGCGCCACGGCTTCGCCGGCCAGGGTGCCGCTCACGGTAACCAGGCCGCCCACCGTCGCGTGGGTGGCATCGGCGCCGCCGCGACCCCGGGCCGCATCTTCAAGGGCAAGCGTATGGCTGGCCGCATGGGTAATGACCGCGTCACCACCCAGAACCTCAAGGTTCAGAAGATTGACGCTGATGCCAACCTGCTGCTCATCAAGGGTGCGATCCCGGGTGCGCGCGGCGGCATCGTCACCGTTAAGACCGCAGTGAAGGGCGGTGCACACGCATGA
- the rplD gene encoding 50S ribosomal protein L4 has protein sequence MTNLKLDVHTAEGKTDGQVELPAEIFDREVSIALMHQVVNAQLAGARQGTHSTKTRAEVRGGGRKPFRQKGTGRARQGSIRAPHFTGGGISHGPKPRDYSQRTPKKMKAAALCGALTNRAQADRIHVITELVPGQTPSTKSARAFFERLTDRRNILFVVGREDLNARRSANNLPGVHILDAGQLNTYDVLHADDVVFSVEALHAFINRNKVADQEEN, from the coding sequence ATGACCAATCTGAAGCTCGACGTCCACACCGCCGAGGGCAAGACCGACGGCCAGGTGGAGCTCCCGGCCGAGATCTTTGACCGCGAGGTGTCCATCGCTCTGATGCACCAGGTGGTCAACGCACAGCTCGCCGGCGCCCGCCAGGGCACCCACTCCACCAAGACCCGCGCCGAGGTGCGTGGCGGCGGCCGCAAGCCGTTCCGCCAGAAGGGCACCGGCCGCGCCCGCCAGGGCTCGATCCGTGCTCCGCACTTCACCGGTGGTGGTATCTCGCACGGCCCGAAGCCGCGCGACTACTCCCAGCGCACCCCCAAGAAGATGAAGGCCGCCGCTCTCTGCGGTGCCCTGACCAACCGTGCCCAGGCTGATCGCATCCACGTGATCACCGAGCTGGTTCCGGGTCAGACCCCGTCGACCAAGTCGGCCCGCGCCTTCTTCGAGCGTCTCACCGACCGACGCAACATCCTGTTCGTCGTCGGCCGCGAGGACCTCAACGCCCGTCGCAGCGCCAACAACCTGCCGGGTGTCCACATCCTGGACGCCGGTCAGCTGAACACCTACGACGTGCTTCACGCCGACGATGTCGTGTTCTCCGTTGAGGCCCTGCATGCCTTCATCAACCGCAACAAGGTTGCGGACCAGGAGGAGAACTAA
- the rplW gene encoding 50S ribosomal protein L23, with translation MAKIANPRDIIIAPVVSEKSYGLMEQNVYTFLVDPASNKTQIKIAVEEIFGVKVASVNTANREGKRKRTRTGYGQRKSTKRAYVTLREGSDSIDIFGGSAA, from the coding sequence ATGGCCAAGATCGCAAACCCGCGCGACATCATCATCGCCCCGGTGGTCTCCGAGAAGTCCTACGGCCTGATGGAGCAGAACGTGTACACGTTCCTCGTCGACCCGGCTTCCAACAAGACCCAGATCAAGATCGCCGTCGAGGAGATCTTCGGCGTCAAGGTCGCTTCCGTCAACACCGCCAACCGTGAGGGCAAGCGCAAGCGCACCCGCACCGGTTACGGTCAGCGCAAGTCGACCAAGCGCGCCTACGTGACCCTCCGTGAGGGCAGCGACTCCATCGACATCTTCGGCGGCTCCGCCGCCTAA
- the rplB gene encoding 50S ribosomal protein L2, with amino-acid sequence MAIRKYKPTTPGRRQSSVSMFDEITRSTPEKSLLRPIHKTGGRNTHGHITTRHKGGGHKRRYRVIDFRRNDKDGILAKVAHIEYDPNRTANIALLHYYDGEKRYILAPKGLKQGTIVESGANADIKVGNNLPLRNIPTGTTIHNVELKPGAGAKLARSAGSSIQLLGKEGTYAVLRMPSTEIRRVDIRCRATVGEVGNADQINIRWGKAGRMRWKGVRPSVRGVVMNPVDHPHGGGEGKTSGGRHPVSPWGQKEGRTRNPNRYSNNMIVRRRRSNKKR; translated from the coding sequence ATGGCTATTCGTAAGTACAAGCCGACAACCCCGGGTCGCCGCCAGAGCTCCGTCTCCATGTTCGACGAGATCACTCGTTCGACCCCGGAGAAGTCTCTGCTGCGCCCGATCCACAAGACCGGTGGCCGTAACACCCACGGTCACATCACCACCCGTCACAAGGGTGGCGGACACAAGCGTCGCTACCGCGTCATCGACTTCCGTCGCAACGACAAGGACGGCATCCTGGCCAAGGTCGCTCACATCGAGTACGACCCGAACCGGACCGCCAACATCGCGCTGCTCCACTACTACGACGGCGAGAAGCGTTACATCCTCGCCCCGAAGGGCCTGAAGCAGGGCACCATCGTCGAGTCCGGCGCCAACGCCGACATCAAGGTGGGCAACAACCTGCCGCTGCGCAACATCCCGACCGGTACCACCATCCATAACGTGGAGCTGAAGCCGGGCGCCGGCGCCAAGCTCGCCCGTTCCGCCGGTTCGTCCATCCAGCTGCTCGGTAAGGAAGGCACCTACGCGGTCCTGCGTATGCCCTCCACCGAGATCCGCCGCGTGGACATCCGTTGCCGCGCGACCGTCGGTGAGGTCGGCAACGCCGACCAGATCAACATCCGTTGGGGCAAGGCCGGCCGTATGCGCTGGAAGGGCGTTCGCCCTTCCGTCCGTGGTGTCGTCATGAACCCGGTCGACCACCCGCACGGTGGCGGCGAGGGCAAGACCTCGGGTGGTCGCCACCCGGTGTCGCCGTGGGGCCAGAAGGAAGGCCGCACCCGCAACCCGAACCGTTACTCGAACAACATGATCGTGCGTCGCCGCCGGTCCAACAAGAAGCGCTAA
- the rpsS gene encoding 30S ribosomal protein S19 yields MPRSLKKGPFVDEHLLNKVDAQNDKGTKQVIKTWSRRSTILPDFIGHTFAVHDGRKHVPVFVDDSMVGHKLGEFAPTKTFKGHVKDDKKGRR; encoded by the coding sequence ATGCCACGCAGCCTGAAGAAGGGCCCGTTCGTCGACGAGCACCTCCTCAACAAGGTGGACGCTCAGAACGACAAGGGCACCAAGCAGGTCATCAAGACCTGGTCCCGCCGTTCCACCATTCTCCCAGACTTCATCGGTCACACCTTCGCCGTCCACGACGGCCGCAAGCACGTGCCGGTGTTCGTGGACGACTCCATGGTCGGCCACAAGCTCGGTGAGTTCGCACCCACCAAGACCTTCAAGGGTCACGTCAAGGACGACAAGAAGGGACGTCGATAG
- the rplV gene encoding 50S ribosomal protein L22 — protein MSDTITSARATAKYVRTSPMKARRVLDLVRGKSVAEALAILKYAPQDAAKPVAKVVASAAANAENNFGLDPRTLVISEAFANEGPTMRRFQPRAQGRAFQIRKRSSHITVVVESQKEGAK, from the coding sequence ATGAGTGACACCATCACCTCCGCACGCGCGACGGCCAAGTACGTCCGCACCTCCCCGATGAAGGCTCGCCGCGTCCTTGACCTGGTCCGCGGCAAGTCCGTCGCCGAGGCCCTCGCCATCCTGAAGTACGCTCCGCAGGACGCCGCGAAGCCGGTGGCCAAGGTCGTCGCATCCGCGGCCGCCAACGCAGAGAACAACTTCGGCCTGGATCCGCGCACCCTGGTCATCTCCGAGGCTTTCGCCAACGAGGGTCCGACCATGCGTCGTTTCCAGCCGCGCGCACAGGGCCGTGCTTTCCAGATCCGTAAGCGTTCCAGCCACATCACCGTTGTGGTTGAGAGCCAGAAGGAAGGGGCCAAGTAG
- the rpsC gene encoding 30S ribosomal protein S3, with product MGQKIHPHGLRLGITSDWKSHWYAEKQYADYLAEDIKIREFLSKGLDRAGIADVVIERTRDRVRVDIHTARPGIVIGRRGAEADRIRRELEKLTGKMVALNILEVKNIDANAALVAQSIAEQLVNRVAFRRAMRKAIQSAMRQPQVKGIKVVCSGRLGGAEMSRTERYHEGRVPLHTLRAEIDYGTHEAHTTFGRIGVKVWIYKGDVVGGRRESEINAPAERRGRGDRNERGGRPRRGGARRQRAEQKQEG from the coding sequence GTGGGCCAGAAGATTCATCCTCACGGCCTCCGGCTGGGCATCACTTCCGACTGGAAGTCCCACTGGTACGCCGAGAAGCAGTACGCCGATTACCTCGCCGAGGACATCAAGATCCGTGAGTTCCTGTCCAAGGGCCTGGATCGCGCCGGCATCGCCGACGTCGTCATCGAGCGCACCCGTGACCGCGTCCGCGTCGACATTCACACCGCCCGCCCGGGCATCGTGATCGGTCGCCGCGGTGCTGAGGCCGACCGCATCCGCCGCGAGCTGGAGAAGCTCACCGGCAAGATGGTCGCCCTCAACATCCTCGAGGTCAAGAACATCGACGCCAACGCAGCTCTGGTGGCTCAGTCCATCGCCGAGCAGCTGGTCAACCGTGTCGCGTTCCGTCGCGCCATGCGTAAGGCCATCCAGTCCGCCATGCGCCAGCCGCAGGTCAAGGGCATCAAGGTCGTGTGCTCCGGTCGTCTCGGCGGTGCCGAGATGTCCCGCACCGAGCGCTACCACGAGGGTCGCGTTCCGCTGCACACCCTGCGCGCCGAGATCGACTACGGCACCCACGAGGCCCACACCACCTTCGGACGCATCGGCGTCAAGGTGTGGATCTACAAGGGTGACGTCGTCGGCGGTCGTCGCGAGTCCGAGATCAACGCCCCGGCCGAGCGCCGTGGCCGCGGTGACCGCAACGAGCGTGGCGGTCGTCCGCGCCGTGGCGGTGCCCGTCGCCAGCGCGCCGAGCAGAAGCAGGAGGGCTAA
- the rplP gene encoding 50S ribosomal protein L16, which produces MLIPKRVKYRRQHRPHRSGVSKGGNRITFGDYGIQALEPAYITNRQIESARIAINRHVKRGGKVWINIFPDRPLTQKPLGVRMGSGKGPVEKWVANVKPGRVLFEMSYPDEATALEALRRAGQKLPCKVRIIKKEDQF; this is translated from the coding sequence ATGCTTATCCCCAAGCGCGTGAAGTACCGTCGCCAGCACCGTCCGCACCGCTCGGGCGTGTCCAAGGGCGGCAACCGCATCACCTTCGGTGACTACGGCATCCAGGCTCTCGAGCCGGCCTACATCACCAACCGTCAGATCGAGTCCGCACGTATCGCCATCAACCGCCACGTCAAGCGTGGTGGCAAGGTGTGGATCAACATCTTCCCGGATCGTCCGCTGACCCAGAAGCCGCTCGGCGTGCGTATGGGTTCCGGTAAGGGCCCGGTCGAGAAGTGGGTCGCCAACGTCAAGCCGGGTCGCGTTCTCTTCGAGATGAGCTACCCCGACGAGGCCACCGCCCTCGAGGCTCTGCGCCGCGCCGGCCAGAAGCTGCCCTGCAAGGTCCGCATCATCAAGAAGGAGGACCAGTTCTAA
- the rpmC gene encoding 50S ribosomal protein L29: protein MATGTPAFEYRELDAAELETRLTEAKEELFNLRFQLATGQLTNNRRLRTVKRDIARIYTVIRERELGLSVVPGAEA, encoded by the coding sequence ATGGCAACCGGTACCCCTGCTTTCGAGTACCGCGAGCTCGACGCCGCTGAGCTCGAGACTCGCCTGACCGAGGCCAAGGAAGAGCTGTTCAACCTGCGCTTCCAGCTCGCCACCGGTCAGCTGACCAACAACCGCCGCCTTCGCACGGTCAAGCGCGACATCGCCCGCATCTACACCGTTATCCGCGAGCGTGAGCTGGGCCTGTCCGTCGTCCCGGGAGCTGAGGCTTAA
- the rpsQ gene encoding 30S ribosomal protein S17 yields MSEATVNDKKEKGARKVRTGYVVSDKMQKTIVVELEDRKQHALYGKTIRSNSKVKAHDENGEAGVGDRVRIEETRPLSKDKHYRLLEIVEKAK; encoded by the coding sequence ATGAGTGAGGCAACTGTGAACGACAAGAAGGAGAAGGGCGCCCGCAAGGTCCGCACCGGCTACGTGGTTTCTGACAAGATGCAGAAGACCATCGTGGTCGAGCTGGAGGACCGTAAGCAGCACGCTCTCTACGGCAAGACCATCCGCTCCAACTCCAAGGTCAAGGCCCACGATGAGAACGGGGAAGCCGGCGTCGGCGACCGCGTCCGCATCGAGGAGACCCGTCCGCTGTCCAAGGACAAGCACTACCGACTCCTGGAGATCGTGGAGAAGGCCAAGTAG